A window from Symbiopectobacterium purcellii encodes these proteins:
- a CDS encoding CII family transcriptional regulator, protein MNTATQSKKAAHIESALLNKLALMGQKAFAAAMNVPEYQVSRWKNGLFQQVSLMLAVLNYGIADDEMAELAKRLAGYLTKEKAGQWGSTFPA, encoded by the coding sequence ATGAACACTGCAACACAAAGCAAGAAAGCCGCTCACATCGAGTCGGCATTACTCAACAAGTTAGCCCTGATGGGACAGAAAGCCTTTGCCGCCGCCATGAACGTACCGGAGTACCAGGTTAGTCGCTGGAAGAACGGTCTGTTTCAACAGGTGAGCCTGATGCTGGCCGTGCTGAACTACGGCATTGCCGATGATGAAATGGCTGAGCTAGCCAAACGGCTGGCGGGGTATTTGACCAAAGAAAAAGCCGGTCAGTGGGGAAGCACTTTTCCGGCTTAA
- a CDS encoding YbcN family protein: MALSKDGVRLHKSNFQAIGQQLQPLLESGECYRLIIKPWRDKRSLSQNSLSHMWYAEISAYLIKRGKPFASPEWVKDAMKHTYLGYADREMVDVVTGAKTTVSSLRHTSDLDTGDMHLYLTQVEGWAREMGCNLTIPNDCEYQKLKQVQNE, from the coding sequence TTGGCGCTATCGAAAGATGGCGTCCGTCTCCACAAATCTAACTTTCAGGCCATAGGCCAACAGTTACAACCCCTTCTCGAATCTGGCGAATGTTACCGCCTCATAATCAAGCCGTGGCGTGACAAGCGCAGCCTCTCCCAGAACAGTCTTTCCCACATGTGGTACGCAGAAATCAGCGCCTATCTCATTAAGCGCGGCAAGCCTTTTGCGTCTCCAGAATGGGTTAAGGACGCTATGAAACACACGTATCTGGGTTATGCAGATAGAGAAATGGTTGATGTGGTGACGGGTGCAAAAACAACGGTGAGCAGTTTGCGGCATACGTCCGACCTCGATACGGGCGACATGCATCTCTACCTAACGCAAGTGGAAGGCTGGGCGCGTGAAATGGGGTGCAACCTGACGATACCTAACGACTGCGAATATCAAAAACTCAAACAGGTGCAGAATGAATGA
- a CDS encoding phage holin encodes MTRMSTLYSRLSYGSGTGLMGLGASARAYAASTTESVWLLADKMAGLTLGDWAIIVGMVCTMGTFAVNWYYRRKEYQLRETGGA; translated from the coding sequence ATGACACGAATGAGCACTCTCTACAGCAGGCTTTCATATGGAAGCGGGACGGGCTTAATGGGCCTTGGCGCGTCTGCCAGAGCCTACGCCGCATCAACTACAGAAAGCGTATGGTTGCTTGCGGATAAAATGGCTGGATTAACGCTCGGTGATTGGGCGATCATCGTCGGCATGGTCTGCACAATGGGCACTTTTGCAGTCAACTGGTACTACCGCAGGAAGGAATACCAGTTAAGGGAAACAGGTGGTGCGTGA
- the gpW gene encoding gpW family head-tail joining protein: protein MFNRNTSLLAGAMTDDQLRDALTKAQQAYIDLATGTHGVSFSYGMGDGTRSVSYQQSTLADLLALIQLLQAQLGIVARPRRPARFRF, encoded by the coding sequence ATGTTTAACCGAAACACCAGTTTGCTGGCTGGCGCGATGACGGATGACCAATTAAGAGATGCACTCACCAAGGCCCAGCAGGCTTACATTGATTTAGCGACCGGAACCCACGGTGTTTCGTTTTCCTACGGTATGGGGGACGGGACGCGCTCTGTGTCTTACCAACAGAGCACCTTGGCCGATTTGCTGGCATTGATTCAACTGTTGCAGGCGCAACTGGGGATTGTGGCGCGGCCAAGGCGACCAGCGAGGTTTCGATTCTGA
- a CDS encoding helix-turn-helix domain-containing protein, which yields MKTLKERLAYAMHTTGKNNQTELGRQAGVPQSSISKILRGDSETSRHTGKLAAALGVSADWLINGTGSIFGEANQTIQAIDVSKNVKVFDFNGFTGNHVSWFSTLPEHFRAYEIKGRTGISQAPAGAIVIVDPEELPASEDLVLVLLKDTISVFRYHIGGDGKGYLSVDDSRVPLAPVSDLSSVLGPIVQVFIPELNK from the coding sequence ATGAAAACACTCAAAGAAAGACTGGCTTATGCCATGCATACGACCGGGAAAAACAACCAGACTGAACTGGGACGACAAGCCGGTGTACCTCAATCTTCCATATCAAAAATACTACGGGGGGATAGCGAAACATCGCGCCATACAGGAAAGCTCGCGGCAGCTCTTGGAGTTAGTGCTGATTGGTTAATCAACGGCACAGGTTCCATTTTTGGTGAGGCAAACCAAACCATACAAGCAATTGATGTTTCAAAAAATGTAAAAGTTTTCGATTTTAATGGTTTTACAGGAAACCATGTTTCGTGGTTTAGCACATTACCAGAACACTTTAGAGCCTACGAAATTAAAGGGAGGACGGGTATATCACAGGCTCCTGCTGGAGCTATTGTTATCGTTGACCCAGAAGAGCTACCGGCATCCGAAGATTTAGTTTTGGTCCTACTAAAAGATACAATCTCCGTTTTTCGTTATCACATAGGTGGTGATGGTAAGGGATATTTGTCAGTAGATGATTCACGAGTTCCTCTAGCACCAGTTTCGGATCTCTCCTCAGTGCTTGGTCCAATCGTCCAGGTTTTCATTCCAGAATTGAATAAGTAA
- a CDS encoding transcriptional regulator, translated as MNAVIKRAIEIAGSQSELARRVGTGQPSISKWLKGSEISARFISSIVMATDGKISSAELLNSMAKAKNQ; from the coding sequence ATGAATGCCGTTATCAAAAGGGCTATTGAGATTGCTGGCTCCCAGTCTGAGTTGGCTCGCCGAGTAGGAACGGGCCAGCCATCAATTAGCAAGTGGCTTAAAGGTTCAGAGATAAGCGCACGCTTCATATCCTCAATCGTGATGGCGACTGACGGAAAGATTAGTTCTGCTGAGCTTCTCAACTCAATGGCAAAAGCAAAAAACCAATAA
- a CDS encoding RusA family crossover junction endodeoxyribonuclease, producing the protein MTEYHLKLPWPPSLNTYWRHARHRHYISEKGKAYRQRIIQIIQQQNLDINTPARLKISIIANAPDKRRRDLDNLQKAVFDSLTHAGFMLDDEQIDDFRVRRGQQERGGSLDIVITELEDA; encoded by the coding sequence ATGACCGAATATCACCTGAAACTGCCGTGGCCGCCAAGCCTAAACACCTACTGGCGACACGCGCGACACAGGCACTATATCAGCGAGAAAGGCAAAGCATACCGACAAAGAATCATCCAGATAATCCAGCAGCAAAACCTCGATATCAACACGCCCGCAAGACTGAAAATTTCCATCATCGCCAACGCGCCAGACAAGCGACGCCGTGACCTCGACAACCTGCAAAAGGCGGTTTTCGATTCGCTCACGCATGCGGGCTTCATGCTGGATGACGAACAGATAGACGATTTCAGGGTGAGGCGCGGGCAGCAAGAACGCGGGGGCAGTCTGGATATCGTCATCACGGAATTGGAGGACGCCTGA
- a CDS encoding replication protein, translating into MSVARISDYQKPQLEVVEHRVADTDDGFIMLAMELYEELIGANLTRNQAKVAHAVCRKTYGFKKKMDRIADSQLAEICRISRPKANIAKNELIAMKVLVKDGSKIGPNKNISEWEIPECSQIDNIVTKSGTKNVTKLDTPSVTKTEHTKDIFKDKINNTPLPPTGESVKGGKPAKRKSNPIQYDDYLNAYNEAVGDRLPHAVEANDERKRKLAALVKSLATPNLEGFRSYVRAFMAAARPFHFGDNDRGWVANFDYLLQRKTLTKIREGTL; encoded by the coding sequence ATGAGCGTCGCTAGGATATCAGACTACCAGAAACCTCAACTTGAGGTAGTGGAGCATCGCGTGGCTGACACTGATGATGGCTTCATCATGCTGGCGATGGAGCTTTACGAAGAACTGATCGGCGCTAATTTGACACGCAATCAAGCCAAGGTGGCACACGCTGTATGCCGAAAGACATACGGCTTCAAGAAGAAAATGGATCGCATTGCTGACAGTCAATTAGCTGAGATTTGCAGAATCAGCAGACCAAAGGCCAACATTGCCAAAAATGAGCTTATCGCCATGAAAGTTCTGGTGAAAGACGGAAGCAAAATTGGCCCAAACAAAAACATATCAGAATGGGAGATCCCGGAGTGTTCCCAAATAGATAACATTGTTACCAAATCGGGAACAAAAAATGTTACCAAATTGGATACACCTAGTGTTACCAAAACGGAACACACAAAAGATATCTTTAAAGATAAAATAAATAATACCCCCTTACCCCCTACGGGTGAAAGTGTGAAGGGGGGTAAACCCGCTAAACGAAAATCAAACCCAATCCAATACGACGACTACCTGAACGCCTACAACGAAGCTGTGGGTGACAGGCTGCCTCACGCTGTTGAAGCCAATGACGAGCGAAAACGGAAATTGGCTGCTCTGGTTAAATCTCTGGCTACGCCAAACCTGGAGGGCTTTAGGTCATACGTCAGGGCGTTTATGGCTGCTGCTAGGCCGTTCCACTTTGGCGACAACGATCGCGGCTGGGTGGCTAATTTTGATTACCTGCTTCAGCGCAAAACGCTGACGAAAATCAGGGAGGGTACGCTATGA
- a CDS encoding DUF1364 domain-containing protein — MANLRKEARGRECQVRLSGICNGNAETVVLAHYRMSGICGIGMKPDDLFGAWACSGCHDEIDRRTRITDADYARLHHLEGVIRTQAILLAQGKIKR, encoded by the coding sequence ATGGCGAATCTTAGGAAAGAGGCCAGAGGCCGAGAGTGTCAGGTGAGGCTCTCGGGCATCTGTAACGGCAACGCTGAAACTGTAGTGCTGGCCCATTACCGAATGTCCGGCATTTGCGGCATCGGCATGAAGCCTGACGACCTTTTCGGCGCATGGGCTTGTTCAGGGTGTCATGACGAAATCGACCGCCGTACGCGTATCACCGATGCCGACTATGCCCGGCTGCATCATCTGGAAGGCGTCATCCGTACACAGGCGATTTTACTGGCGCAGGGGAAGATTAAGCGATGA
- a CDS encoding replicative DNA helicase has product MRQDIEASVIGGLLIGGLTPTATDVLATLDAETFAIPIYKRAYEVIRKQARTRNMIDSLMVAEECGDEYFADIMETARSCPSAANLRGYADVVAEMYQRRMFVSAVDEMRGTIGNSSIAVATVAMDELIGRLSGIRKPKQEVKPVRLGDIISEYTNTLERRLKNGEESDTLKTGIDDLDAITGGMNAEDLVIVAARPGMGKTELALKVAEGVANRKLPGENQRRGVLIFSMEMSSLQVVERSIAGAGRMSVSLLRNPSNLDDEGWARIVDGINRLADLDVWVVDACRLTVEEIVAIAKRHKQEHPALSLIMADYLGLIAKPKAERNDLAIAHISWSLKAMAKTLRTTVIALSQLSRDVEKRPNKRPTNADLRDSGSIEQDADSIIMLYRDAVYNENSPAAPFAEIIVTKNRFGSLGTVYQRFVNGHFIECDQDEAREKCTTRQQTETRVRRYAKGADV; this is encoded by the coding sequence ATGAGACAGGATATCGAGGCCAGCGTGATTGGTGGTTTGCTGATCGGCGGTTTAACGCCAACGGCAACTGACGTTCTGGCAACGCTGGATGCGGAAACCTTCGCGATCCCGATTTACAAACGCGCCTATGAGGTGATCCGTAAACAGGCTCGCACCAGAAACATGATTGATTCTCTGATGGTTGCCGAGGAATGTGGCGATGAGTATTTTGCCGACATCATGGAAACGGCGCGTAGCTGCCCCAGCGCAGCAAACTTGCGTGGCTATGCCGATGTGGTTGCTGAAATGTACCAGCGCCGGATGTTCGTTTCGGCTGTTGACGAGATGCGCGGGACAATCGGAAATTCATCGATTGCAGTGGCTACCGTCGCGATGGACGAACTTATCGGCAGACTGTCAGGCATTCGAAAGCCGAAGCAGGAAGTGAAACCGGTTCGCCTTGGAGACATCATCTCCGAATACACCAACACGTTAGAGCGCCGCCTGAAAAACGGGGAAGAGTCCGACACGCTGAAAACAGGGATTGACGACTTGGACGCGATCACCGGTGGGATGAACGCTGAGGATTTAGTGATCGTCGCCGCCCGGCCCGGCATGGGGAAAACGGAACTGGCGCTTAAGGTTGCCGAAGGCGTTGCAAACCGGAAGTTACCTGGGGAGAACCAGCGGAGGGGCGTTCTGATTTTCAGCATGGAAATGAGTTCTCTACAGGTCGTTGAGCGTTCGATAGCCGGGGCAGGGCGGATGTCGGTAAGTCTGCTGCGCAACCCTTCAAACCTTGACGATGAGGGATGGGCTAGGATTGTGGACGGCATTAACCGACTGGCAGATCTGGACGTGTGGGTAGTCGACGCTTGCCGCCTGACGGTGGAGGAAATCGTAGCCATTGCCAAGCGGCACAAGCAGGAGCACCCGGCGCTATCGTTAATCATGGCAGACTATCTCGGGCTGATAGCCAAACCGAAAGCGGAGCGTAACGACCTTGCCATAGCCCATATCTCATGGAGCCTAAAGGCAATGGCTAAGACGCTGCGAACGACAGTGATCGCGCTTAGTCAGTTATCACGAGATGTTGAGAAGCGGCCTAACAAGCGCCCGACCAACGCCGATTTGCGTGACTCTGGCAGCATTGAACAGGATGCCGACTCAATCATCATGCTCTACCGCGATGCGGTGTATAACGAGAATTCACCCGCCGCTCCATTCGCAGAAATCATCGTCACAAAAAACCGATTCGGCTCACTTGGCACAGTCTACCAACGATTCGTTAATGGTCATTTCATTGAGTGCGACCAAGACGAAGCGCGGGAGAAGTGCACGACAAGGCAGCAGACAGAAACCAGGGTGCGCAGGTACGCAAAAGGCGCTGACGTCTAG
- a CDS encoding CII family transcriptional regulator — MGVHESQISRWKETLIPRMSLLLAILE; from the coding sequence ACGAATCACAGATTTCACGCTGGAAAGAAACACTGATACCGCGCATGAGCTTACTTCTGGCAATTTTGGAGTGA
- a CDS encoding Rha family transcriptional regulator, translating into MQLVEIKKFDLVTTSCAVAQGIKKDHKPVIQLVRKYKSDLEEFGRVEFEMRPFETDGGTQKQEIALLNEQQTTLLITYMRNNEAVRAFKKRLVAEFFRMRSALASKKMDRNTARLEYRPLTDAIKHEREAQGKTIAPHHFSNEADLINRIALGMTSAKFRVHHEIGKKESIRDYLTPEQIHCITELQRANTVFIGMGWDFEQRKATLMGIFTKNHRQPLIEEQQRLAA; encoded by the coding sequence ATGCAATTAGTGGAAATAAAAAAATTTGACTTAGTAACCACGTCTTGCGCTGTTGCACAAGGCATTAAGAAGGATCACAAACCCGTGATCCAGCTAGTTCGCAAGTACAAGTCGGACTTGGAAGAGTTCGGAAGGGTAGAATTTGAAATGCGACCCTTTGAAACGGATGGCGGGACGCAGAAGCAAGAAATAGCGTTGCTTAACGAGCAGCAAACGACATTGTTGATTACCTACATGCGAAACAATGAGGCTGTGCGTGCTTTTAAGAAGCGTCTTGTTGCTGAATTCTTTCGTATGCGTTCAGCACTGGCGAGCAAGAAAATGGATCGCAATACCGCCCGACTTGAGTACCGCCCATTGACCGATGCCATCAAACACGAGCGTGAGGCACAGGGAAAAACCATTGCGCCACACCACTTCAGCAACGAGGCCGATTTAATAAACCGCATTGCGCTGGGTATGACATCCGCAAAATTTCGAGTCCACCATGAAATAGGCAAGAAAGAATCCATCCGTGACTATCTGACGCCAGAGCAAATCCACTGCATTACCGAACTGCAACGCGCCAACACAGTATTCATTGGCATGGGCTGGGACTTTGAACAACGCAAGGCCACGCTGATGGGAATATTCACCAAAAACCATCGCCAACCACTGATTGAAGAACAACAACGACTGGCAGCCTGA
- a CDS encoding lysis protein, whose product MKLHLHAVLAVLIAALSFGVYHYHDAYSETSSTLKLANATISDMQTRQRDVAALDAKYTKELADAKKIISDLHRDVAAGRKRLLISATCSNNPTTPGVANAGTARITPYAERDYFRLRAGIETITKQLTGLQQYVREQCLK is encoded by the coding sequence ATGAAGCTGCATCTCCACGCCGTTCTCGCTGTCCTCATTGCTGCGCTGTCATTCGGTGTCTACCACTACCACGACGCCTACAGCGAGACATCCAGCACATTAAAACTGGCGAACGCCACGATCAGCGACATGCAAACCCGTCAGCGTGATGTTGCGGCGCTTGATGCCAAATACACGAAGGAATTAGCCGATGCGAAAAAAATCATTAGCGATTTGCATCGGGATGTCGCTGCTGGCCGTAAGCGGCTGCTCATCTCCGCAACCTGTAGCAATAATCCCACCACCCCCGGCGTGGCTAATGCAGGAACCGCCAGAATTACTCCATATGCTGAACGGGATTATTTCCGTCTCAGAGCCGGAATAGAAACCATCACCAAGCAACTGACCGGATTGCAGCAATACGTCCGTGAGCAGTGCTTGAAATAA
- a CDS encoding phage N-6-adenine-methyltransferase, with the protein MTDKSNTPKEMKDLWRTPPEVFQALDAEFGFYLDAAADHDNALCRLYLTPEDDALACDWSSKGAIFCNPPYSNIRPWVDKAAEQSRKQNKTVVMLLPADTSTAWFAQAQKTVDEVRFITEGRLSFISAETGKKGKAGNSKGSVLFIWRPWRTTPKGMTVVSKHTLINRMWR; encoded by the coding sequence ATGACAGATAAATCAAACACGCCAAAAGAAATGAAGGATCTATGGCGAACACCGCCCGAGGTCTTCCAAGCGCTGGATGCGGAGTTTGGCTTCTACCTCGATGCCGCCGCTGACCACGACAATGCCCTGTGCCGTCTGTATCTGACGCCAGAGGATGATGCCCTGGCCTGTGACTGGAGCAGCAAGGGAGCCATCTTCTGCAATCCCCCGTACAGCAATATCCGCCCTTGGGTTGATAAAGCTGCTGAGCAGAGCCGCAAGCAGAATAAAACGGTCGTTATGCTGCTGCCTGCTGATACCTCGACGGCATGGTTCGCACAGGCGCAGAAAACGGTTGATGAGGTGCGCTTCATCACCGAGGGCCGATTGTCATTTATCAGCGCTGAAACGGGCAAAAAAGGCAAGGCGGGTAACAGCAAGGGCAGCGTGTTGTTCATCTGGCGACCGTGGCGAACAACCCCTAAAGGGATGACCGTGGTAAGCAAACACACGCTGATTAACCGGATGTGGAGGTAG
- a CDS encoding phage terminase large subunit family protein, giving the protein MSTNTFLSSENPSSTLEKIDRLYLSVRKAWTPPPRISVPEWADRYRKLAREAGSTSGNWETETVEIARGPMLAATESGVHVITVMCCTQLMKTALLENLFGYFAHLDPCPILLLQPKEEAAEQFSKERISPLVRVTPVLRKIIGDSKQKTSKETILYKAFTGGFLALAGAGSPDNLARRPIRVLLADEIDKYPKTREGDPITLAEERTATFGLNWLSVRACSPTVEDESRIADSYAESDQRRASVVCPHCGHRQFLDFFKHVQWPKDGDRHISKSAMIYCECCGAGWSEGERLRALRTLRWHQTKPFECCGERHAPLMEYEQQWRAGGADAVEKVWHWSESDRHAVYRACCPDCGREALDNHHAGFQASKLFSPWQKDKPSDIAEKYLRAKGDPDKELAWWNTQMGLPHRPNHGKQLPVDILLARREVFAAPVADAVAVLTAGIDTQDDRFEIEVIGWGRNEESWSVAHDVIYGDLETDEPWKRLDAYLKQVWRRGDGRGLTIMAACHDSGGHHTQKVYEFAKERLGRRIWAIKGESAPGGKRNPVWPTKRPSSKSKAQFRPIIIGVNAAKDVIRGRLHLEPPKQQEAAPGYMHFPDDRDVGYFNQLLAERLVYKVVAGQRFSVWEAIAGRANEALDCRVYGYAALCGLMHIGLKLNVRAANLEANPDKLLPPAAQPEEKVNYELPGAVVEEPAPPPRKRLSKLLPQ; this is encoded by the coding sequence ATGTCCACAAACACATTTCTGTCCTCGGAGAACCCGAGTTCAACCCTGGAGAAGATTGATCGCCTTTATTTAAGTGTTCGCAAAGCCTGGACACCGCCGCCTCGCATCAGTGTGCCCGAATGGGCAGATCGTTACCGTAAACTGGCACGTGAAGCCGGTAGCACATCAGGCAATTGGGAAACCGAGACGGTTGAAATAGCCCGTGGCCCTATGCTTGCCGCTACCGAGTCAGGTGTTCATGTGATTACGGTGATGTGCTGTACCCAGTTGATGAAAACCGCGTTGTTAGAAAACCTGTTTGGCTATTTCGCGCATCTTGATCCGTGCCCTATTTTGTTGCTGCAACCGAAAGAAGAGGCGGCAGAACAATTCTCAAAAGAGCGCATCAGCCCGCTGGTGCGTGTAACGCCGGTGCTGCGTAAAATCATTGGTGATTCGAAACAGAAAACGTCAAAAGAAACCATACTGTATAAAGCCTTTACCGGTGGTTTTCTGGCGCTGGCCGGGGCCGGTAGCCCTGATAACCTGGCGCGCCGTCCGATCCGCGTTCTGCTGGCGGACGAAATCGATAAATACCCGAAAACCCGCGAAGGGGACCCGATTACCCTGGCAGAGGAGCGTACCGCAACCTTTGGCCTGAATTGGTTATCGGTGCGTGCCTGCTCGCCCACGGTGGAAGATGAAAGCCGTATCGCAGACAGTTACGCAGAGTCCGATCAACGTCGGGCATCGGTGGTCTGCCCGCATTGTGGTCACCGCCAATTTCTGGATTTCTTCAAACACGTCCAGTGGCCGAAAGACGGTGATCGGCACATCAGCAAATCCGCGATGATTTATTGCGAATGCTGCGGCGCTGGATGGTCAGAGGGTGAGCGACTGCGTGCGCTGCGTACCCTACGCTGGCATCAAACCAAGCCCTTCGAATGCTGCGGTGAGAGGCATGCACCGCTGATGGAATATGAACAGCAATGGCGCGCGGGTGGCGCGGATGCAGTAGAAAAGGTCTGGCACTGGTCCGAATCTGATCGACATGCCGTTTACCGTGCCTGCTGCCCGGATTGTGGCCGGGAAGCGCTCGACAATCATCACGCCGGATTTCAGGCATCCAAGCTTTTCAGCCCCTGGCAGAAGGACAAACCGTCCGATATCGCAGAGAAATACCTACGTGCCAAAGGGGACCCCGACAAGGAACTGGCATGGTGGAATACTCAGATGGGCTTACCGCATCGGCCTAACCACGGCAAGCAGTTACCGGTAGATATTCTGCTGGCACGCCGTGAAGTTTTCGCGGCCCCAGTTGCTGACGCTGTGGCGGTACTGACTGCCGGTATTGATACCCAGGATGATCGCTTCGAGATTGAAGTGATTGGCTGGGGCAGAAACGAAGAGTCCTGGTCGGTGGCGCATGATGTTATTTACGGCGATCTGGAAACTGACGAACCTTGGAAACGCCTTGATGCCTATTTGAAACAGGTCTGGCGCCGTGGGGATGGGCGGGGGCTCACCATCATGGCCGCCTGCCATGACTCCGGCGGGCATCATACGCAGAAAGTGTACGAATTTGCCAAAGAGCGCCTTGGCCGCCGCATATGGGCGATCAAGGGGGAATCCGCACCAGGCGGCAAGCGTAACCCAGTCTGGCCGACCAAGCGCCCCTCATCGAAAAGTAAGGCGCAATTCAGGCCGATCATTATCGGTGTCAATGCCGCGAAAGACGTGATTCGTGGCAGATTGCATCTCGAACCACCTAAACAACAGGAAGCCGCACCGGGCTATATGCATTTCCCTGATGATCGGGACGTGGGGTATTTCAATCAACTGCTGGCTGAACGTCTGGTCTATAAAGTGGTTGCTGGTCAGCGTTTCAGTGTCTGGGAGGCTATCGCCGGGCGCGCTAACGAAGCGTTGGACTGCCGGGTGTATGGCTACGCCGCGCTCTGTGGGTTGATGCATATCGGGTTAAAACTGAATGTTCGCGCCGCGAATCTTGAGGCCAACCCCGACAAGTTGTTACCCCCCGCCGCGCAACCAGAAGAAAAAGTGAATTACGAGTTACCCGGCGCCGTTGTCGAAGAGCCAGCGCCGCCGCCGCGTAAGCGTCTGTCAAAACTCCTACCGCAATAA
- a CDS encoding antiterminator Q family protein, whose amino-acid sequence MPIAELKLTDDQHRWIEGWLELWGAWVYSGRLEKRQSSVIAQFMERVEPGRVMSRPMCNDDDGMLISQVVDSVMCIDPEAYKILLSYYAHGSSQYSIAVYMHKVATPRKMGTRGGKRVINPSLSFFRRIVKEKLESSQYFLYEPLRIAMNNRKRVPKIRKVA is encoded by the coding sequence ATGCCAATAGCTGAACTTAAGCTCACGGATGACCAGCATCGATGGATTGAAGGGTGGTTGGAATTATGGGGCGCGTGGGTTTATTCAGGGAGGCTAGAGAAGCGGCAAAGCAGTGTAATTGCGCAGTTCATGGAGAGAGTAGAGCCAGGCAGGGTGATGAGTAGGCCCATGTGCAACGATGATGACGGGATGTTGATTTCTCAGGTTGTAGATTCCGTCATGTGCATTGATCCAGAAGCCTACAAAATCCTTCTCAGTTACTACGCTCACGGCTCATCTCAATACTCAATTGCAGTCTACATGCACAAGGTCGCAACGCCACGCAAAATGGGAACAAGGGGAGGGAAGAGGGTTATCAATCCGTCGCTGTCATTCTTCCGTCGCATCGTTAAAGAGAAATTGGAGTCTAGCCAGTATTTTCTCTATGAACCGCTGCGAATTGCGATGAATAACCGCAAACGTGTTCCTAAAATACGTAAAGTCGCATAA
- a CDS encoding lysozyme: MSKASKLSAAMLALIAAGALAPVMMAQFQSEKEGMRLTAYPDGGGLWTICGGVTWVEGKPVVKGMKLTADRCAKIDAIEQQKALDWVARNVNVPLTEVQKVGIASFCPWSIGPGKCFTSTFYRKLNAGDLRGACKEIKRWMWDGGKDCRIRANNCYGQIARRDQESALSCWGLGA, from the coding sequence ATGTCAAAAGCAAGCAAACTCAGTGCGGCCATGCTGGCGCTCATCGCTGCTGGTGCCTTAGCCCCGGTGATGATGGCGCAATTCCAGTCTGAAAAAGAGGGTATGCGGTTAACCGCTTATCCTGACGGCGGCGGCCTCTGGACGATTTGCGGTGGTGTGACGTGGGTCGAAGGCAAACCGGTCGTGAAGGGCATGAAGCTGACCGCTGACCGGTGCGCAAAGATTGATGCCATAGAGCAGCAAAAGGCGCTCGATTGGGTGGCCCGCAACGTTAACGTGCCGCTCACTGAGGTGCAAAAAGTCGGTATTGCCTCGTTTTGTCCGTGGAGCATCGGCCCCGGTAAATGCTTCACCTCAACGTTCTACCGCAAATTGAATGCAGGCGATCTGAGGGGTGCCTGCAAAGAGATTAAGCGCTGGATGTGGGACGGGGGCAAAGATTGCCGTATCCGCGCCAACAACTGTTACGGGCAGATAGCGCGGCGTGACCAGGAATCAGCACTTTCGTGTTGGGGGTTAGGTGCATGA